One genomic region from Phragmites australis chromosome 1, lpPhrAust1.1, whole genome shotgun sequence encodes:
- the LOC133930238 gene encoding protein NLP3-like, producing the protein MDLDPSPSSAPGDGCGSGDAWPFDTLTTSLLFSSVSASPPLPGNSSSWLTPPSPFWLFDDRQLLPLEAPAAPEAAVAAAVVEEVQRARSGNPDTTSKRVEQINHKWQFHLSLDDNATDNSSLFKERLTQALRYFKESTDQHLLVQVWAPVKNGDRFVLTTSGQPFVLDHQSIGLLQYRAVSMMYMFSVDGDNSGELGLPGRVYKQKVPEWTPNVQYYSITEYPRLNHAISYNVHGTVALPVFDPSAQSCIAVVELIMTSKKINYACEVDKVCKALEAVNLKSTEILDHPNVQIRNEGRQTALVEILEILTVVCEEHKLPLAQTWVPCKYRSVLAHGGGLKKSCLSFDGSCMGEVCMSTSDVAFHVIDAHMWGFRDACVEHHLQKGQGVSGKAFISCKPCFSKDIKKFCKLEYPLVHYARMFGLAGCFAICLQSSYTGHDDYILEFFLPPNCTDEDDQNALLESILTLMKQCLRSLKVVGDRDLNGVSLQLNNVLKIGNEEFKTDVQFDNSEGCLRGSPEGGTHGGVHEFDKGNKKVSNMPEGHLLADDYSQDNGTSATRPNGSGASVSSLLHKTNKPPERRRGKAEKTISLEVLQQYFSGSLKNAAKSLGVCPTTMKRICRQHGISRWPSRKINKVNRSLSKLKQVIESVQGSDAAFNLTSITGPLPIPVGPSLDSLNVEKVTQSKVAERSNPIVDGDRDSSLQKSLENDGHFGIPMSQQGFMENNNNAHLEADKASHSRSSSGEGSINSRTSEGSCQGSPANQTFVCNPIASTFVEPQLNVEEFTKEPFQEPQLPLSRMLIEDSGSSKDLKNLFTSAANQPIFAPPSNLVSMKHSGTVTIKASFKEDIVRFRFPCSGSVTVLKDEVAKRLRMDVGTFDIKYLDDDHEWVKLACNADLEECMEISRNSGSHVIRVLVSDIVAHVGSSCGSSG; encoded by the exons GAAATCCTGACACTACAAGTAAGAGGGTTGAACAGATCAACCACAAATGGCAGTTTCACCTATCTCTGGATGACAATGCCACTGATAACTCTAGCTTGTTCAAGGAGAGGCTCACTCAAGCTCTCAGGTACTTCAAGGAGTCCACAGATCAACATCTGTTGGTTCAGGTTTGGGCACCAGTTAAGAATGGAGACCGCTTTGTGCTTACTACTTCAGGACAGCCTTTTGTGCTTGACCACCAGAGCATCGGGCTACTTCAGTACAGGGCTGTATCCATGATGTACATGTTTTCAGTTGATGGGGACAATTCTGGAGAGCTGGGGCTACCTGGGCGTGTTTATAAGCAAAAGGTACCTGAGTGGACACCAAATGTGCAGTACTATAGCATTACTGAGTATCCACGGCTTAACCATGCGATCAGTTACAACGTTCATGGTACTGTCGCCCTGCCTGTTTTTGATCCTTCCGCACAGTCATGCATCGCTGTCGTCGAACTTATAATGACATCAAAGAAGATAAACTATGCTTGTGAGGTTGATAAAGTCTGCAAAGCCCTTGAG GCAGTAAATCTTAAAAGCACTGAAATATTGGACCATCCAAATGTCCAG ATACGTAATGAAGGCCGTCAAACTGCGCTGGTGGAAATACTGGAGATCTTGACTGTAGTATGTGAAGAGCACAAGCTTCCTTTAGCACAAACCTGGGTACCTTGCAAGTATCGAAGTGTATTGGCACATGGTGGTGGTTTGAAGAAGAGTTGCTTAAGTTTTGATGGAAGTTGCATGGGGGAGGTCTGCATGTCAACCAGTGATGTGGcgtttcatgtgattgatgctcATATGTGGGGATTTAGAGATGCCTGTGTAGAGCATCACCTACAGAAGGGGCAAGGAGTTTCTGGAAAGGCTTTTATCTCATGCAAACCTTGCTTTTCAAAAGATATCAAGAAGTTCTGTAAGTTGGAGTATCCCCTGGTACACTATGCTCGAATGTTTGGGTTGGCTGGCTGCTTTGCAATATGCTTGCAAAGTTCTTACACTGGACACGATGATTACATATTAGAGTTTTTCCTGCCACCCAATTGTACCGACGAAGATGATCAAAATGCCCTGTTGGAGTCTATATTGACTCTGATGAAGCAGTGTCTTCGTAGTCTAAAGGTCGTTGGCGACAGAGACTTGAATGGGGTTTCTCTTCAACTTAATAATGTGCTAAAAATTGGGAATGAAGAATTCAAGACGGATGTGCAATTTGATAACTCTGAAGGTTGCCTTCGTGGATCACCTGAAGGTGGTACACATGGAGGAGTCCACGAGTTTGATAAAGGGAATAAGAAAGTTTCAAATATGCCTGAGGGTCATTTGTTGGCTGATGACTACTCTCAAGACAATGGCACTTCTGCCACCAGACCAAATGGTAGCGGTGCCTCTGTTTCCTCATTGCTTCACAAAACCAACAAACCCCCTGAAAGGAGACGAGGAAAAGCTGAAAAAACTATCAGTTTAGAGGTTCTTCAGCAATATTTTTCTGGAAGCCTGAAAAACGCAGCTAAAAGCCTTGGCG TGTGTCCTACAACCATGAAGCGCATCTGCAGGCAGCATGGGATTTCTCGTTGGCCATCTCGAAAAATCAATAAGGTCAATCGGTCTCTCTCGAAATTAAAGCAGGTAATTGAGTCTGTTCAAGGCTCAGACGCCGCATTTAATCTCACATCTATCACAGGTCCTCTTCCTATTCCTGTTGGTCCTTCATTAGATTCTCTCAATGTAGAGAAAGTTACTCAAAGTAAAGTTGCAGAACGTTCGAATCCCATTGTTGACGGTGACAGAGATTCTTCTTTGCAAAAATCACTTGAAAATGACGGCCACTTTGGTATACCCATGTCCCAGCAAGGATTTATGGAGAATAACAACAATGCGCACCTTGAAGCAGACAAAGCTTCTCACTCAAGAAGCTCATCTGGAGAAGGCAGCATAAATTCACGTACTTCAGAGGGCTCATGCCAGGGAAGCCCCGCAAACCAGACATTTGTATGCAACCCAATTGCTTCGACATTCGTGGAACCTCAACTTAATGTGGAGGAGTTCACTAAAGAGCCTTTTCAAGAACCACAGCTACCACTTTCCAGGATGCTCATTGAGGATTCTGGTAGCTCCAAAGATTTGAAGAATCTCTTCACTTCAGCAGCCAACCAACCCATTTTCGCCCCTCCCAGTAATTTGGTGTCAATGAAGCATTCAGGGACTGTAACAATAAAGGCAAGTTTTAAGGAAGACATTGTAAGGTTCCGGTTCCCATGCTCTGGCAGTGTTACTGTATTGAAAGATGAAGTAGCGAAAAGGCTAAGGATGGATGTTGGCACGTTTGATATAAAGTATCTTGACGATGATCATGAGTGGGTGAAGCTGGCGTGCAATGCAGACTTGGAAGAATGCATGGAGATCTCACGAAATTCCGGTAGCCATGTCATCAGGGTGTTGGTTAGCGATATTGTGGCACACGTTGGTAGTTCCTGTGGGAGCTCTGGTTGA
- the LOC133930331 gene encoding beta-amylase 1, chloroplastic-like, whose product MAAITALLLPPPATSYRLHRAPLIRLASSSSSSFSHFRPSSSRRPSSSSFSGAGSGDGGEILHVSPPAAPPGAPVYVTLPADAVGPGSRVARRRAMAASLAALASAGVAGVTVELWWGVVERQGPGEYDWAGYLELAAMARRYGLRVRAILAFHQCGAGPQDPLWIPLPQWVLEEMDKFPDLSYTDKYQRRNKEYISLGCDVLPVLKGRSPMQAYSDFMRSFRNNFEYYLGGTVTEVQIGMGPGGELRYPSCPTEKLNQSGSSYEFGEFQCYDKFMQASLSARAQILGLQEWGNGGPTGTDGSQQNLEETSFFRADGGCWDTPYGRFFLEWYSGMLLLHGERLCMIADAIFSGTGVTISGKVAGIHWHYYTCSHPSELTAGYYNTLLRDGYLPIAQMFARYKAALCCGCFDLRDAERTDSESSPEGTLRQLVGAAQMCNLPLNGENSVTRLDDTSLTQVIRSSRLYSSRASGTSFSFNYVRMNNRFFEFHNWSRFTKFVRQMSDARTFLARLDFRRGQRYLSSMSVVWVVSRACAYT is encoded by the exons ATGGCGGCGATCACCGCGCTGCTGCTCCCTCCTCCTGCCACCTCCTACCGCCTCCACCGCGCGCCTCTCATCCgccttgcctcctcctcctcctcctccttctcccacTTCCGCCCCTCTTCCTCCCGCcgcccatcctcctcctccttctccgggGCCGGCAGCGGTGACGGGGGCGAGATCCTCCACGTCTCGCCGCCCGCCGCGCCCCCGGGGGCCCCCGTCTACGTCACGCTCCCCGCCGACGCCGTCGGCCCGGGGAGCCGCGTGGCGCGGCGCCGCGCCATGGCGGCCTCGCTCGCGGCGCTCGCCAGCGCCGGGGTCGCGGGCGTCACCGTGGAGCTCTGGTGGGGCGTCGTCGAACGACAGGGGCCCGGGGAGTACGACTGGGCCGGGTATCTTGAGCTCGCCGCCATGGCGCGCCGCTACGGGCTCCGCGTCCGCGCCATCCTCGCCTTCCACCAGTGCGGGGCCGGGCCGCAAGACCCGCTCTG GATCCCTCTTCCGCAATGGGTGCTTGAGGAGATGGATAAGTTTCCAGACTTGTCATATACTGATAAATACCAACGGAGAAACAAAGAATACATCTCATTGGGGTGTGATGTTCTTCCTGTTCTGAAAGGAAGATCACCTATGCAAGCTTACTCAGACTTCATGAGGAGTTTCCGCAATAATTTTGAATATTACCTTGGGGGCACAGTAACA GAAGTTCAAATTGGAATGGGCCCAGGAGGTGAGCTTAGATATCCATCATGCCCAACTGAGAAGCTAAATCAGTCTGGCAGCTCATATGAATTTGGGGAATTTCAGTGTTATGACAAG TTTATGCAAGCATCATTGAGTGCTCGTGCACAGATTCTTGGGTTGCAAGAGTGGGGGAATGGCGGTCCAACTGGCACAGATGGCTCGCAGCAGAACCTTGAAGAAACTAGTTTTTTTCGCGCTGATGGAGGATGTTGGGATACACCTTATGGTCGTTTTTTCCTTGAGTGGTATTCGGGAATGCTTCTCCTCCATGGGGAGAGGTTATGCATGATAGCTGATGCAATTTTCTCTGGTACTGGTGTGACCATATCAGGAAAGGTTGCTGGCATACATTGGCACTATTATACTTGTTCACACCCATCTGAACTGACAGCTGGCTACTATAATACACTATTGAGAGATGGTTATCTTCCTATCGCTCAGATGTTTGCTAGATACAAAGCTGCACTGTGTTGTGGTTGTTTTGACCTGAGAGACGCAGAAAGAACTGATTCAGAGAGCAGTCCAGAAGGGACTCTCCGTCAGCTCGTAGGAGCTGCTCAAATGTGCAACCTTCCTCTGAATGGTGAAAATTCTGTGACAAGGCTGGACGACACATCACTGACTCAAGTCATAAGAAGCTCAAGGCTATACTCAAGTCGTGCTTCAGGAACATCTTTTTCCTTCAACTATGTTAGGATGAACAATAGATTTTTTGAGTTCCACAATTGGAGTCGATTTACCAAGTTTGTTAGGCAGATGTCAGATGCCAGGACCTTTCTAGCAAGACTAGACTTCAGGAGAGGGCAGCGATACCTGTCTTCCATGTCAGTTGTTTGGGTAGTTAGTCGGGCATGTGCATATACATGA